Part of the Quercus robur chromosome 5, dhQueRobu3.1, whole genome shotgun sequence genome, AGAGAACACAAGCAAATATAACTAAAATATATTCcttgaaaatctttttttttaattgaaacatTTTGCACTAGTTACCGTTTTATGCCTAAACAAATGGAACCTTAATCTCATGTCGTTCAAGAATTTGAAATGGGTTTCCAATCAATTTGTTTCCTTACCCAAGGGGACTTTCCATACAACTATATGCTAAAAGACTACAACTAAGTTcctaaagaaaaaaggaaagagaaaataaggaagaaCCTAAAATTAAAGACAGTTCTCAAATCTTTAAATTACATGCATTTTGCTTTCATTAAGCATACACAAAATTGGacatcttgaattttttttgaaagagaaagataatttgaatttagttcattttcatatttatatttttagttgTTCCAACTTATTATatgtttcttatattttgtaattggcAGTTGCACTGAATGTGAATTTGAATTCATCCAAAGAATTATTAAAGAGATATCAATTACCAAATCAAATCGTATGCAATTATTTGTTGCAAAATACCCAATTGGAATAGATTCTCGTGTTGAGGCTATAGAATTGCTTTTAGATATGAATTCATATGAAGTTCGCATGCTAGGCATTTGTGGCCTTGGGGGAGTAGGCAAGACTACAATCACAAAAGCTGTTTATAACAGAATTATTGATCGTTTTGAAGGAAGTTGCTTTCTAGAGAATGTTAGAGAAAATTCAGGGACAACCAATGGCATAATCCAACAACAAGAGAGGCTTCTTACTAAGATCTCAGGAAATAGATATTTGAAGGTGGACAGTGTATCCGAAGGAATCAATATGATCAAGGAAAGACTTTGTCGGACAAGAATTCTTTTagttcttgatgatgtggatgaattgaaagagatagaaaattttctTGGAGAATGTAATTGGCTTTCTTTGGGAAGTAGAGTCATTATAACAACAAGAGACAAACATCTAATAACCGCACTTGGTAAAGATTATCCAATTTATGAGGTTAAGGAATTGAATCAAAGTGAAGCTCTTGAACTCTTCAGTTTGCATGCCTTCCAAACAGATAAACTTGAGAAGGATTATTCGAAACTTGCTAAGCAAATTATAAATTATGCCAATGGCCTTCCATTGGCTCTAAAAATAATAGGTTCTGATTTGTGTGGCAAAAGTATACATGAATGGAAAAGTGCATTAGAAAAGTATAAAAACATTCCtcacaaaaaaatacaagaaaaactcaaaattagTTATGATGGACTAGAAAAAACTGAAAAGGTTATTTTTCTCGATATCGCATGTTTCTTCAAGGGATTCTCCAAGGATTTTGTTGTAAATATATTAGATGCTTGTAATTTATATCCAAATTATGGTATTAAAAGACTTATTGATAAGTGTCTCCTAACTATTGATCAATTTGGCCAATTGTCGATGCATGACTTGCTGCAACAAATGGGTAGGGAAATCGTTCAACAAGAATCAGAAGAACCTGAAAATCGTAGCAGGATATGGTGTTATAAAGATGCTCATGAAGTACTAACCAGAAATATGGTATAAATTCTTTtgtttcacctttttttttcaaatgaacttttttttattgatttccttattattgttgaataaaaaatataattttagtaatatatgttttgtttaaaatttaaaaatctttatATTGTTGGAAAATTCTAATATGTAGTGTGACTAATGCTTTGTCCAACTAGGGGTTGAATAAAATTCGAGGCATAATGTGGTGCTCACCTAAACCAATAATGGTGTCATTGGAAGCTAAAGCTTTTAAAAGGATggaaaatctcaaatttcttatagTTCGTAATGTACACATTTGTGAAGAACTTAAATATCTCCCCAACGGGTTAAGGTTGCTTGAATGGCATGAATTTCCTTTTTCCTTACCATCCAAATATTGTCCTCAACAACTTGTTGCACTCGATATGCCCCATAGTCGCATTAGACTAGAGAAGCTATTGAAACAGGTATGATTGTTAGTATGtatgaattaataaattttattttagtatttgttaaagataaattttgaattttttttttgttaaacagGGGATCaggtttgaaaatttaaaacttatcaaCCTCAGCTGGTGTGAATCCATTGTAGATTTACCTAAGTTATTAGCTCCAAACTTAGAGGAACTGGACCTTTCTTGTTGTAAAAATTTAGTTAGATTGGAGACACTATTTGAACAGGTATGCTTCTTagtatttatgaattttaattttattatattttattttaaaggttttttatggaaattttatttgattttaaagtttgttggatataaatatagatttttgtttcctttctaCAGGGGTCCCAATTCAAAAATTTGAAGGGTATCAATCTCCAATACTGTGAATCTATCACAAAATTACCTAACTTATGCGCACCAAACTTAGAGAAATTGGACCTTCGTTATTGTAGAAACTTAGTTGAAATTCATGAGTCTATTGGATTTCTTGATAAGCTTGAAAGATGGTACCTCATATCTTGTGAAAAACTTAAAACTCTTCCAAGTAACCTCATGTTGAAATCCCTTGATGTTTTTGATCTTGAGGGCTGCTTAAGCCTTGAGAAGTTTCCTAAtattcatccagaaatgaaatGCTTAGAGTCTTTAGATTTGCAAAGGAGTGGTATTAGAGAGTTGCCTTCATCAATTGAGTATCTCACTAGTCTAACTGAGTTACACCTAAATAATTGTCAAAACCTTAGGGATCTACCAGACAGCATCTATAAATTGCAAATGCTTAAGAAATTATGGATTTCTACCACCAAATTGAGACCAGTGTGCAATTCTTTTGATAGCCTTTCCAGATATGGGGTTTTGGGGTTGGAACATCTGAATCTTAGCGATTGtgaaaatataattgaattGGACTTTTTTATGAAGCCTGATTACTTCCCTTTTTTGAAATATCTATGTCTATCTGGAACTAATGTTGTTACCATTCCTAAAAGCATTAGTAGATTTACTAAATTAAAGGAACTTCAAATATACAATTGCAATCAGCTTCGAGAAATTCCAATGCTTCCACAATCTATAAGAAGAGTATATGCAAAAAACTCCCTAGTGTTGGATCCACAATCATCAAGCAAATTATTAACTCAggtctctccttctctctctcaattttagAGAAACAATGTTGTTACAttctcaaataaattaatagatttgccaaagtgtaattttttgaatttgctaattGCTTGCAGTTTGGAGAAATTCTAAGGCTACCTGATAGAATGTGCGATAGTGCAATAAGTGACATCATTGTTGATCCTCGACCATCAAGCGGATTATTGCATGAGATTGTTCTCTCTTCCTCGGTCTTTGATGATTTCTCATCTGAAACTGAGGATTATGGATCCgaagatgaggatgatgatTATGAAATTATAGTACCAGGAACTGAGATTCCAAAGTGGTTCAATTATCAAAGTGTTGGAAATTCCATATCATTCCAGCAGGTTGGTCGGAAGTTTCCAAAATTCGCTGTTTGCATTGCTTTTGGACCAGAGGCATATATAGGTGAATGTTATTGTGAGGTTTACCTTTCCATCAATGGTtgcgaaaaaattttctatGATTCAATTTTTATGAAAGAAATTTCTAATCATTTGTGGTTAATTTCTATATCTCATCAAGCGTTGCTGAAGAAATTAAATTACTCAAATCTATTTGAACAAAATCATGTTGAGGTTATATGGAGAATTGAGAATTGGACGATAAGTTCTTCTTCTCCCAATCCAATAAATCTTACCAATATCATAAAAAGGTGGGGGGTCTATGTAGAATGCACACACTTTTCTCAGAAATCTGGTATCTTCCATGACTACTACAAAAATGTTGATGATGATTCACAAGAAGAGAGGTGCCCAGCGATGTTTAGCTTTACAAGTACTTCGGAGACACAAAATATGCTGATTGGTGAACCAGGAATGCAACACCAATTTCACTCCAACATTGTCCCAAGACCCCTAAATGAATGTGAAGGGGCCAAGATGGCTGTGCCTTACTTGCCCTTTCCTAGTGTTACACTTGATGGTGAGTCTTCCTTGGTTCCTAGAGATACCAAAAACCCACCTTTGCCATTATTGTTCTCCACTTCTTATGGTTCAGATATGGATAACAGGGATTTCAACATTGTAGGAGTTATGGGGCTTTCAATGAAAACAAACTCAGGTTTGACACAACCATATTTGGGATTAGACTCAATGACTCATAGTGATGTGTATGGTTTGTATTCATCACCAATTGCAAGCATTGGATATAATGACTCAAATGCTGGAGATGGTTGGCCTCCCTTGGTTCTTGATAACATTGAGCAACTTTCTTTGCCATCTAATTTAGAGCTTCCAACGGAAACACCAAATAATGGGTTTGACTCTAGTTTAGGAGGTGGAAAGTATTTAGGATTTGACTCAATATTTCATAGTGATGGTTATAA contains:
- the LOC126728595 gene encoding TMV resistance protein N-like; translation: MQLFVAKYPIGIDSRVEAIELLLDMNSYEVRMLGICGLGGVGKTTITKAVYNRIIDRFEGSCFLENVRENSGTTNGIIQQQERLLTKISGNRYLKVDSVSEGINMIKERLCRTRILLVLDDVDELKEIENFLGECNWLSLGSRVIITTRDKHLITALGKDYPIYEVKELNQSEALELFSLHAFQTDKLEKDYSKLAKQIINYANGLPLALKIIGSDLCGKSIHEWKSALEKYKNIPHKKIQEKLKISYDGLEKTEKVIFLDIACFFKGFSKDFVVNILDACNLYPNYGIKRLIDKCLLTIDQFGQLSMHDLLQQMGREIVQQESEEPENRSRIWCYKDAHEVLTRNMGLNKIRGIMWCSPKPIMVSLEAKAFKRMENLKFLIVRNVHICEELKYLPNGLRLLEWHEFPFSLPSKYCPQQLVALDMPHSRIRLEKLLKQGIRFENLKLINLSWCESIVDLPKLLAPNLEELDLSCCKNLVRLETLFEQGSQFKNLKGINLQYCESITKLPNLCAPNLEKLDLRYCRNLVEIHESIGFLDKLERWYLISCEKLKTLPSNLMLKSLDVFDLEGCLSLEKFPNIHPEMKCLESLDLQRSGIRELPSSIEYLTSLTELHLNNCQNLRDLPDSIYKLQMLKKLWISTTKLRPVCNSFDSLSRYGVLGLEHLNLSDCENIIELDFFMKPDYFPFLKYLCLSGTNVVTIPKSISRFTKLKELQIYNCNQLREIPMLPQSIRRVYAKNSLVLDPQSSSKLLTQFGEILRLPDRMCDSAISDIIVDPRPSSGLLHEIVLSSSVFDDFSSETEDYGSEDEDDDYEIIVPGTEIPKWFNYQSVGNSISFQQVGRKFPKFAVCIAFGPEAYIGECYCEVYLSINGCEKIFYDSIFMKEISNHLWLISISHQALLKKLNYSNLFEQNHVEVIWRIENWTISSSSPNPINLTNIIKRWGVYVECTHFSQKSGIFHDYYKNVDDDSQEERCPAMFSFTSTSETQNMLIGEPGMQHQFHSNIVPRPLNECEGAKMAVPYLPFPSVTLDGESSLVPRDTKNPPLPLLFSTSYGSDMDNRDFNIVGVMGLSMKTNSGLTQPYLGLDSMTHSDVYGLYSSPIASIGYNDSNAGDGWPPLVLDNIEQLSLPSNLELPTETPNNGFDSSLGGGKYLGFDSIFHSDGYNLDSSSITGELRPLAILNDTRHDSSPSYLKLPMDTTSESNLGLGWPDLGFCSTVNDGFDLGSSSMPITFLDDDSNLNLHPSSKKMRNF